In the Castor canadensis chromosome 1, mCasCan1.hap1v2, whole genome shotgun sequence genome, aaagagtaatagaggggtgaaatTTGCACAAAATACATGATATGCTTGCAAGGAAATATTACAATAAACCCTTTATTCAATTAACTAATACAGTaatgtaaaagagaaaatttttaaaagaagaatgaaattgtgtattTTGCTAGAAAATGGATGGTATATGTTGAAGGACATATACCAGTCACATAAGCACAACTGTGACATGTTTTCCCTTATTAGTGAAAGCTAGGAGGAAAAATgatacaaatgaacaaacaaaaaaaaagtgcataGATGTAAGGACAGGGCTACTCAGGAActggaaggggaagaaaagaggggagCATGCCAGGGATAGAAAAAGAGACAATTAATATTTgccaataaaaatattctttcttcaagGAGTATGGGTTTGGCTTTTAACTTGATAAATAATGTATCCATAGAACATTGCTTAATGCTAGAAGACCAGACATTTTCACATCATTACTATTTCAACTGCTTAATATATCACCATACTGAGAAAGCTTGATAGAAATACCATGGGAATATATGCTATCAGAAATTTTAAGTTAGATAACTCAATATTTTCAACCACATCAAAATAGTGTGCCAATTTCTCATGATAACCTTTCACCCAGTATTTGAAACAATTCTTTAAGCAATATTGAAAGAATTATCAGAGTAATGTTTTCAAGATGATTTGCTATATAGTATAATAGTTTATAACCATGTTTCAAATTTTCAACTCCTTCCTGTTTCCATACTAATTTAAATTCTTCTAATCAAATGACAGAATCAATTTCTCTATTGGAACTTCCTTTGGCTTACAGAATGTAGTTGAATTGAAATTGGATCATTCCCAAGTCTCTGTGATACTTTTGCTAGGCAGAATCCTTTAGAATCTTGAAAAGTTTCCATGTATAAAATAACAGACTATAATTCGGGTAATATGAAACCTAGATGTTTCTTATTACATCTAAGCTATGTCCCCATTACATGAGCTGCCATCAGACCAATGAGCATAGTTGAAGGTGAATCCCTAATAATCATTTGATTTGCTGATTGCTGTCATATACATGAACAAAAAAGATAGGTCAGCCATGCCAAGATCTTGTCAGTTTTGACCTACCTATCTGTTCAATGTTGTCTTTAACATATAGGTTTTGGAATCATTTGTTATACAATCATTAGGAACATTCACTTTTGACTTCTGGGAAGGTTACCACAATAACCTTCTAAGTCTTATCATACACTGTTTTCTGAGGTGGGTGAACAATAAATGGAAAAGATTGCTTCATAGAAGTCAAGgaggtgggaggcacaggtagaaaaTGCTCTGTGTCTTCTCTCTGCAGAGTGTATCCTCAGGATGGTGATAAGAACAAACAAGTAGGAAGTCAGGATGATCACCACAGTAGTGGGCTCATTAAaagtggacttaattcccccatcaaaagaaactgattggcaaactggattaaaaaggaagatccaacaatctgttgcttacaggagacttaCCTCATCGACAGAAGTAAGCACTGGCTgaaaatgaaaggctggaagaagatataccaagccaatggccccagtaaacaggcaggggtagcaacacttatttcagacaaagtagacttcaaacttacattgataaaacaagacaaagaagggcaCTCTATTCTAATAAAAGGGgatatacaccaaaaggaaataacaattatcaacctatatgcagccaatgtcaactcacccagtttcataaaacatactctgaagggcctaaaagctTACATAAACTCCAGAACAGTGATACTAGGAGACCTTAATATCCCccatcaccaatatataggtcatctaaacaaaaaatcaataaagaaattctagaactaaatcacaacatagaccaaatggacctagctgaggtctacaaaatatttcacccaactgctgcacaatatcaTTTCTTCTTAGCAtctcatggaatcttctccaagattgatcatatcttagggcacaaagcaaacctcagcaaatataagaaaatagaaataatcccatgcattctgtctgaccacaatgcattaaaattagaaatcaacaacaaaaatagcagtaaaaaatgtgcaaacaattggaagttgaacaatacattgctcaatgatcaatgggtaattggtgaaataaaagaagaaattaaaaggttcctggaagtcagtgaaaatgaaaacacaacataccagaacctatggaacacagcaaagactgtcctaagatgaaagtttatagccatgagtgaatatattaaaaggtcagaaagatctcaaatcaatgatctaaatCTACAGCTcaacctcctagaaaaacaagaacaagcaaatcccaaaacaagcagaaggacagaaattcttaaaataagggctaaaatcaatgaaatagaaacaaaaaaagcccatacaaagaattaatgaggcaaaaagctggttctttgaaaaaataaataagattgaagacctctggcaaacctgaatgaaatgagaaaatgaaaaaactcaaatcagtaaaatgagaaaggcaaaatggaagataacaacaaacaccacggaaatccaggaaatcatcagagactactttgagagcctttactctaataaatttgaaaattttgaagaaatggacagatttctagatacttataaccatccaaaactgaaccaaaatggcattaatcacttgaatagctctataagacaaaacaaaattgaagcagcaattaagactctcccaaaaaagaaaatccaggacctgatgcattcactgctgaattctatcagacctttaaagaaaaactaataccaaccctccttaaactgttccacaaaatagaaagggaagaaatgctgcctaacttgtttttatgaagccaacattgcTCTTATGCCAAAACCAGAcatagacacctccaaaaaggagaagtataggccaatttccctaatgaatatcgatacaaaaatcctcaataaaataatggcaaaccaaatccaaccacacatcaaaaagatcctATACCACAACatagtcggcttcatcccagggatgcaggggtgcttgactatatgcaaatctataaatgtaatacatcacatcttcagaagcaaagagaaaaaccacttgatcatctcaataggtgcagataAAGCTTTTGACAAGatcaaacaccatttcatgagaaaagctctaagaaaactaggaatagaagaaatgtacctgaACACTGTAAAatctgtatatgacaaacctatagccaacatcataattaatggagaaaaactgaaaccatttcccctaaaatcaggaatgagacaagggtgcccactatccctactccttttcaacatagtactggaatttctagtcagagcaattaggcaagaagaagaaatagaaggaatataaataggtaagaAACTGttcaaatatccttatttgcagatgttatgattctataccttaaagacccaaaaaactctaccccaaaactcttagacaccataaacaggtgtagcaaggtggcaggatacaaaattgacttacaaaaatcattagcttttctatacaccaacaatgaacagagaaggaatacatggaaacaattccatttacaatagcctccaaaaaaaatcaaatacctaggagtatacTTAACAAactatgtgaatgacctctacaaggaaaactataagcccctgaagaaagagattgaggaagactacagaagatggaaagatctcctgtgctcatggattggaagaatcaacatagtaaaaatgcctatactaccaaaagcaatctacatgtttaatgcaattcccatcaaaatcccaatgactttcatcacagagattgaaaaatctactttaaaattcatttggaaatacagaccatgaatagccaaggcaatactcagcaaaaagagcaatgctggctgtgtcacaatacccgacttctaaccatattacaaagcaatagcaataaaaacagcatggtactggcacaaaaacagacaagaagaccagtggaacagagtagaggacccagatatgaatccacacaattataaccaccttatttttgacaaaggggacaaaaatatatgatggagaaaagacagccttttcaacaaatgctactggaaaaagtggttatccatctgcaagaaactaaaactagatccaagtCTAAAAGtctgtactattatcaactcaaaatgtatcaaggaccttaatatcagaccaaaaactctgaagttagtacaggaagtagcaggaaacactctggaactaataggtataggcaaggacttcctcaatagaaccctagaagtttagcaactaagggaaaggatggacaaatggaaacttcataaaattaataagcttctgtacaacaaaagatgtggtctctaaactgaagagaccatccacagagtgggagaaaatatttgccagccatacatcgacaagggactgataaccagaatataaagggaacttaagaaactaaactcttaaaatcaatgaaccaagtaagaaatgggaaactgaactaaacagaactttcttaaaagaagaaattcaaatggccaaaaaacacatgaaaaaatgctcaccatctctagccataaaggaaatgcaaatcaaaacaacactaagattccacctcacccctgttaggatagccatcttcaaaaacaccaccaacatgtgttggggaggatgtggggaaaaggaatctTTGTactttgctggtgggaatgcatgctggtgcaaccactctggaaaaaaatttggaagcttcttaaaaatctaaacatggatctgccatatgactcagcaatccctctcctggagatatacccaaacgAATGCAagaaaggttactccagaggcacctgcacacccatgtttattgcagagctattcataatagccaagttatggaaatatccaagattccccactactgacaagtggatcaagaaaatgtggtatttatacacatggaattttactcagccatgaagaaaaatgaaatcttaccatctGCAAGTAAACGGacggaactggaggtcatcattcTGAGAAAAGttaaccagactcagaagaccaaaaatcctatgttctccctcatatgtgggttttagatctagggcaaatatagcaatgttgttggacttgggttataTGACAAGGGGAAAACATATACGtgaggtacagggttagatagaaaacccaaaacctgaaagcactgatgtctccactccagaggaattaatacagaaaccttaaagtgacagaggtcaacatgaggaggtgatcaggaaccagtgtaaagatcagtttagagatgaatcaacctgtgttgtaacacatttgaacaggaaatcaatgctaggaatctgtctgtatagctgtctttatctcaactagcaaaaatgctatgtctttcttattatttcttatttctactcttcaagagaactggagaaaagcgcagaacggATTCTGCCTAGAAGccaggggggagagagggagagtgtgGAGGCAGgaagcatgggggagaaatgacccaaacaatgtatgcacttgtgaataaatgaataataaaaaaaattttaagaagggTGAACATGGGGGATGTATTTTGCACTCAcatgcaaaaataaagaatgaaacctattgaaattgatCTAAGAaggtggggaagggaagaggagggtgaACTAAGGAGAGGATAAaaccaactaagatatattgtaagtacatatgtaaatatcatactGTATCTCTGTAAAACTAAAACACTTATTAATTCATGTATGTTGAATGACTATTTAGTTTATTCCTGGTCtaaagtatatatatacaatgatcATTTTAACAACGACCATAAGTCTAAAATGATATGATAATGCAAATAACTTTATTGAGTCCCTGTAAAAATGTAcaccattttatattatttctctttcatcaAAACATAGAGAAACTTACTACTTCCACCATACTgatgaacatttaaatttttatctggACACATTAAGCAATGAGAAGAGAAGTGTTGAACAAGATATTTCAGCAAAAGTAAGTTGCTGAGATAAACTTGAAGTTTCTATAGGGaatcagttttcttttaaaacaactcCAAACGGTTTTCTTTTAAGGTGAAAGAGAAGTAAGAGAACTTTTTCTTGGTAAAGATTCAGAGTTTATACACAAGATGAGCAAAAAGAGTTCTCCAGTGATTGATAGTATTTCTGACATCTTCATGTTACCATTCATTCCAGCATTTCTGAGGTTGCTagaaattctattatttttatcagAGTACAATACTGGAGCTCCTTTAAAACCACATTCAGGATAGAGATCACatattattcaaatttttatGCAGGGCAAGTGATGTGTATATTATACAATACATGCACAAAagcatgtacacacaaacacagtaGATATTATGTGTTGTATtaacacaataaaataacaaaataaaaatattagtggCACTTTTGACTCAggattctattcttttttttttttttttgtaaattcctGTCCTTATGCCAAAGTAGATTTTAcctgcaataaaaaataaattttaaaataaatgaaaataaaagtactaaaaggaaaacataaaatattttagaattcttggagaggagaaaacaaaattcagaaaccatgaagaaagacTGATATATTTCCTTATATACAATGATTTCTTAAAACtcgtaagaaaaaaaagaaagaactccaaTAGAAAAATGTGCAAAGGACATAAACAGGCaattcatacaaaaataaatataaataactaacaaaataaagaaataagtgcaacataatgaatattttatatttatcatattCACAAGGATGAAAATGACATTGTTAATGACAGtactgaaatatatttattatcaaaATCACTTGACAGAATTAGAAATTGGTGcacaattttaaaggaaaaaatgggattatctaaaaaaatgttaaatacatgCACTCATTGACACATTAATTCTAGTTCAAAGAAATTATCCTGCATATATGGgcacaaatatatatgtaaacatatatgtacacacaaacaTAATCATGGCATATTTTGTTATCACTCCCAAGTGCTAATTATAGTCATTCGCCACCACATATGtctagaattttgtttttaattttcttgcagtactaggacttgaatTTAGGGAttcatgcttacaaggcaagtaagtactctaccacttgaatcaaaCCTCTAGCCCTGTGTAGAAGtgagaatatggtgaaaatatcatatattcatgtgtgaaaatggaaaaatgagacctggtgaaGCTATTCTAAGAATTATGGGAGGAGGGATCCTGAACTAAGTTTTATTCATGAAGTTTTCTACTGAATAAAACTCCTTTGTCACTGAATATATCTCTAAAACCTCAactctcttttttccattgaaaagaTCAAAAGACatccttcttaaaaataaaaacatccttCTAAAGTCCGGTAGTATATTTGAAATTTCCCTTCTCACTAATTTTCTAGGTACTGTCTTAGCAATGGGTTAGGAAAAACATGAGCATATAGTCAACAGTTTCACATCCTTGAGGATAAGAATTATGTCTATCTTAactggtatttcttctcttaTGACATGAATTCTTGTATTTTGAAAGACTCATCAATTCCAGTTAtcttataagaaaaagaatagaattaGTATTTGTTAAGTTAAAGAGGTATCATATAAGCTATGCATGCATGCTACCTTTAAATCTTGATAGTGAATTCAAAACTATACAAAGTTATCTCAActctaaaaatgaaatattaacaatCAGAAATATTGCTGCCCTAAACCTACAGGTACAAGACAGGGAAATTTCATCTCTAGACACTAAAATCCATTACTGGTCCATtgtgcaacattaaccacattaaTTTTAATAGTAACTTTAAAGTCAATATTTTTGGACTGTTTTCTTTATATTGTGAATGTCACAACACTTTTATTTCTATCTGATAGTGTCAAAAGCAACACCATCAAAGTTTGGTGGtcaataaacaattttaaaagccaTTATTTTGCTCAGTGTATCCTTGACATCCTTATTTCTTAGACTATAGATCAGGGGATTCAACATGGGAATCACCACTGTGTAAAACACAGAGGCCACCTTCATTGTGAGCCTGGAATTTTTAGAGTTGGGCACGCAATACAGAAACAGGATGGTGCCATGGAAGATGGTGATGGCTGTCAGGTGTGCAGCACAGGTGGAGAAGGTTTTGAGGCGCCCACTGGCTGAATGCATTTTGAGGATGGTAACAAAAATGACCATATATGAGAAAAGAATGGTCAGCAGTGTGCTGACAGCATTAAATGTGGAAAAAATGAACAGCAGTAACTGGTTGACAAAAGTATCAGAACAGGAGAGGGAGAGCAGTGAGGAGAACTCACAGAAAAAATGATCGATGACATTGATAccacagaaagataaatgtaGAGCAGAGCATGTCAAAATCAAGAAGCATGCCTCCCCCCACGCATAGGACACCAACACCAGCATGGCACAGAGCTTCTGGGACATGGCAACTGTGTAAAGCAGAGGTCTGCAGATGGCCACCACGCGGTCATAGGGCATTGTTGCTAATAGAAAGGATTCGTTAACTGCAAAGGTACCAAAGAAAAAGTATTGTACAATGCATTCTGTAAAAGAAACACTTCTGTCTTTGACAAGTAGGCTCACTAACAGCTCAGGAGCAATGGTATAGGAATAGCAGAAATCCACAAAGGAGAGTTggctgaggaagaagtacatggcgGTGTGCAACTTGGGGTTGATTTTGATTATGAGGATTATCCCAATATTCCCTACCACAGTGACACTGTAGATGGCCAGGAAAATCAAGAAGAGTAGGACTTGCAGTTCTGAGTAATCTGAGAAGCCCAAAATTGTGAATGTCACAACACTTTTATTTCTATCTGATAGTACCATCTTTTCTGTTCTCAGCATATGAAagtcctgaaaataaaaaataataaagtctgAGCACATAGGAAAACTGCTACATTCCCCATAGAGAGCTTGGAGGATGCTGCAGAATACCTTTCAGAAATTAGTGTTTAGTACCTCATGTGAAGTACATGTCCAAAATTTAAACATCTAAGCATTTTCAAATTTCTATAATAACTATACAATGattgaattaaatttttaaattctcaagtGTAAGTTTTCATTAATTATGAACATATGAAAATGAGATTGTAATATTTGcggttattttaaattaattcttcagATATATTTTCAGTTCTTATTGTACCAATAAGTATATATTACCTTAACAATGAGATTTGATCAAGACATCCCTGCATTTGgtaataaaaatacaagagaTTGTAAAGATATTAATTATGGAATGGgcaagagaagggagagaaattcTGAGATTTCAAATATCCTGTGGATTTATATCAGTGTACACATCTATGTCTAGAGCCCCAATTGTCGGGTCCATTTTGCAACTACCAAACACTGTGTCCCTTATCTAGGTACAGATATTAACTCACTTCCTTTATTAATTATAATCTTTTATATTACTGAGAATGCTAGAgacattaaatatatttgaaataacagtaaccatgtaaatgtcacagtgataTGCTACAATACAGCATAAAAGCAAAACATGATAAATGTATTTAGGCAGATTTTCACATTCAGTAATAACTGACTATATCAAAGACTGATAAAGAAAAACTCATATATTATTCAATAATGCTCTAGTTCTAAAGAAGTAAGCTTCATTACAAGTTGTTTCCCTGGTTGAAATTAATGTCAATGTTTCCTCTGAATCTTAAAACCAACCTTCTGATGATAAATTAGTTTCTCTCCTGGTTAGGAATGATGCATGCATTTTTATATCTCTAGTCACAACACTGGAGACAGGAACCCTAGAGAATATCTACTGCTTTTCTCTTGAGGGTcacaaaataatgaattaaaattaatcaCTTTTATCTGATGCAatgctgtttttaaattaaatgtttatatgCCTTAAATAACATGTAGTAATTGCATAGTTATGAAATACTTAGTGACAAGTGATCAGGTTAATATAATTATCATTTATCTTAGATAgttctaatctcttcttgtttggaactttcaaaatcatttctaTAATGTAGTATAAAATAATCATTAATTATTTCAACTATAATTTTCCTAATCTGCTAGAGAAATTAAGTTATTTCTCCTACCCAACTGCATTCCTAAGCTGTCTCCAACCTTTCCTTGCTTCTAAACACTATTTTACACTATTACAGCACTTACTTTAAGTCTTCTACATATAGGTGAGaacctgatttatttttctttctgcaccTACCTTGCTTCACTTAGTatagttaaatgaaataagctccATTCACGTTactgaaaattatataaattcagattttcattattttattgtcaAATAATAATCCACATACTAAGTAATTACCAAATATTGTTCATCACATTATCTACATTTCCATCAGTAGACATTGCgtttgtttctgtatctttgaTATGGTTAGGAGTGCTGTatcaatgaatgagtgaataccTCTTTCATATAATGATCCCTGTTTGTTTGTATATGTACCAGGAGTTTAATTGTTCCTCATATTACTCATGTGGCAGTTCTACTACTAgggatatttgtttttaaaacacagtCTCACTCTGTActgaggctgactttgaactcatgatccttcagtctccagctcctgagagctatgattacaggtgtacacaatACAGAATGCCCAGCTTTATTTATAGGTTTCTGAGGAAATCCCACATTGATTTATTTAATAACTATATTTGTTTACATTCTCACTAATAATATGTGCAAGTACCCCTATCTAAGTTAAACGGTACCTTgttggacttaacagacatttagagaccatttcatccACCAGCTGAAAAGTGCACATTGTTTTTACCAGCAGATGGAGCATCTATAGAACGGAGCACACATTAgaccacaaaacaagtctcagaaactaaaaagaaattgaaattgcATATGcaatctaataaaaataaaatataaaggattATATCCCATAGTCAAGTCTGATTTATCCCAGTGATGCAATGGTGGCTTTGGTGgctcaatatacacaaatcaacaaCTGTAATACACCATATCACCataataaagaacaaagaaagtacAATTGTCTCAATAgattaatttgataaaattcaatatttctTCAATCTAAAACACAAAACTTGTGGGTAGAAGAAATATACCTTCATAGAGTGATGAATACCCATGAGAAACCCACAGCCAACATAatactaagtggggaaaaactaaaataatttcttttaatatcaGAAACAGAACAAGAATGTCCATTTTCACCACTCTTTTTTGATATGAAATTGCTATCCAGAGCaatggagttaaaaaaaaatcaaggcaatgaaataagaaaagaagaggacaagttattttcatttgcaaataatGAGATTTTGTGCACAGTAAAACATAAACATTTCTAACAAAAAAGTTAGAAATGTTACAGGAATTCATTAATTTTATAGAATGCCAAAACCTCAACTCCACAAATCAGTAGGCTTTTTCACACACTAGTAATGAAGTTATCAAGaaacaaatcaagaaaacaatcataTTCACAGGAGCAACAAATAATAATCTTATCAGTAATTTTAACCAAGAcagttatttatttctaaaacaaatatacaatactataatgaaagaaatcaaggagTGCACTCAAAAATACCAAGACATTACATTTCCATAGATAGGaattattaatattgttaaaatatccatGCTACCAAAAGTACTCTGTAGATCAAATACAGTTCCTATCAAAGTACTGATGTTtttctcagaaatagaaaagagaaacttTTCTAAAATTAGTATCCAAAACTATCCTAACCCAAATAGcatcaactggaaaaaaaatagacacacaAACCAATCAAACACaataaaagacacagaaataaatgcatatatttatagccactgatttttgacaaagacaggAAGTACCAAAGGAACACCTCTTATGAAGTGGTGTCAGGGAACTGGATAGCCatatgcagaaaaaaagaaagatgcttaTCTCCTTCCATATGTACCAATAAAGTAAAAGTACATGAAAACTTAAGGTAAGACTTCAAATTGTCTTTCACAACAGCTTTTTGATTGGTTTGGTACACAACCAATAGAATCACTCACTTTCTGGTTTTCTGTGAAAATGATCACAGATACTTCATAAATCTTGTCAAATACTAATTAAAGATAGATTTTACTCCACTTACAGCTACTGTTTTAAACACAATGCAAATACATTTCAGAAAAGGTAACTTCCCAACTTAACCTTGCCAATACAATATTTTACTAATATGGGGTTATTTATGCTGGTAAATGTATGTAATCAAAAGCTTTCATTTGTGACAATGTGGCTTGTCCTGGAGAATATTATGTGAAGTGAGATAAactaggctcagaaagacaaattcatAATCTCAATCTTATGTGCAATTTAAAAAAGCTGACTCTATATAAATTGAGAGAAGAATGGAGATTACAATAGATTTGGGAAAATAGAAggatggaggagggaaagaggtcAGTCAGTGGTTAAAAATGCTTTCATCAGATACGATGAGTAAGTTTTACTGTTCTATAGCAGAAAAGGATGAATATAATTAACCATGAAGTATTATATATCTCAAAGCACTTTCTACTATTAAACTGATAGAGGTTTAGAGAATGGATGTAAAAATTAAGCTGTGTAAATAATTACAcaatatgtacataaaataagTACCACATTGCATGTCATAACTATGTGCTTATGTAATGTGTGAATCAAAAATGAGACATAACAAAGTTAAATCTTCCTTTTATAGTACTGAGTACATGGATAGGACGTATGAAATAAATtccaataacttaaaaaaatcagtcaaCGTTTTAAAGTCTAAGATAAATAGAAATGTAAAGCAGTTTCCATGTGAGGCTACTGCTGGATGACATGGGCATCTCTGACAATGATGTTTTCTATGGAGAATCTTTTACCTTTGCTCTTTTGGGACTCTCTTGATTTCTTGAGAGTCCACTATGAGCAAAATGAAAAGGCATTCTATTCATCAACCTACCTCATAACTGACATCAAAATACTAGTCAGTGGATAGAATGCATGTGAAAaactattattatattaatataagcATAAGTTTCTattacatagagagaaatatgtgtttat is a window encoding:
- the LOC141421586 gene encoding olfactory receptor 5D18-like, whose amino-acid sequence is MVLSDRNKSVVTFTILGFSDYSELQVLLFLIFLAIYSVTVVGNIGIILIIKINPKLHTAMYFFLSQLSFVDFCYSYTIAPELLVSLLVKDRSVSFTECIVQYFFFGTFAVNESFLLATMPYDRVVAICRPLLYTVAMSQKLCAMLVLVSYAWGEACFLILTCSALHLSFCGINVIDHFFCEFSSLLSLSCSDTFVNQLLLFIFSTFNAVSTLLTILFSYMVIFVTILKMHSASGRLKTFSTCAAHLTAITIFHGTILFLYCVPNSKNSRLTMKVASVFYTVVIPMLNPLIYSLRNKDVKDTLSKIMAFKIVY